The Desulfobulbus propionicus DSM 2032 DNA segment GCCGCGCCGTGACCACACATGGCGGGATGCTCCACTAACAATTTGACTTTAGCGGTAATTCGTGTAAGTAGAGGGGGAAATCCTCACCAGTAGTATCATTCCCCCGGTGATCCGTCGGGGTTCAGAATACTCTCTCTGCTGCAAGGAGGTCTCCATTGTTTGGGTTCGAAGCTATTTCCCACCACAACGGCTGGGCAGTCGCCGCTACTGGCGCCTGCATAGTGTTCACCGGGCTGGCCACCCTCTCCTTTGTCATCTCGCAACTGCACAAACTCGTCGCCTTGCTTGACCGTCCTCCCAAGGTGACCGTGGAAGTCGTCCCGGAGGAAAAGCCGAAAACGCCGCCTCTGCCCGATTGTCCCAACGATCTCGCTCTGACCGTGTCCCGATACCAGCCCCTGATCGAGGAACTGGACCCGGAATTCGCCTTGGCCGACCTGTATGCCCTGGCCAAAAAATACCATCTCCCACATCCGCACCTGTCGATTCGCTGCCTGGTAGACGGTGGCAAACTGCAGCCGCTTGGCGATGGCATGTTCCGCTTTGTGGCATAAACTCGACAACCTGGATATCCATCGGGGGGATTGAACCATGGACCTTTTTCTCCAATTTCTGCACAACACCGGCTTTGGCCTGGCCGATTACCGCAACCTGATCATGATCGTGGTCGGCTCATGTTTCGTCTATCTGGCCATCGCCAAAAAATACGAACCGCTCTTGCTCCTGCCCATCGGCTTTGGGGTCATTCTCGGCAATATCCCCTTCTTCAAGGGATTCGGCATCGGCATCTACGAGGCCAACAGCGTGCTCCACTACCTCTATTTCGGGGTGACCAGCGGCGTCTATCCGTCGATCATCTTCCTCGGCCTCGGGGCGATGACCGATTTTTCCTTTCTCCTGGCCAACCCGAAACTGATGCTGCTGGGCGCCGCCGCCCAGATGGGCATCTTCTTCACCTACCTCAGCGCCCTGGCCCTGGGATTCACGCCGCAGGAAGCCTCGTCCATCGGCATTATCGGCGGCGCCGACGGGCCGACCTCGATCTTCCTCACCGCCAAGCTGGCGCCGCATCTGATCGGCCCGGTGGCCATTGCCGCCTACTCCTACATGGCCCTGATCCCGATCATCCAGCCGCCGATCATGAAACTGCTGATCTCCAAGAAAGAGATGCTCATCCGCATGCCCGACATGCGCGAGGTCTCGCGGCGGGAACTGGTGATTTTTCCGGTGGCCGGCCTGATTCTCTGCACCTTTCTCGCCCCGGCCTCCATCCCCCTGCTCGGCCCCTTTTTCTTTGGCAACATCATGAAGGAGAGCGGCGTGGTCGACCGTCTGGCCAACACCGCCCGCACCGCCATCATCGATACCGCCACCATCCTGGTCGGCCTGACCGTGGGCGCCTCCACCCAGGGCGATGTGTTCCTCAACCCCAAGTCGGTGGGCATCTTCGCGCTCGGCGCCGTTGCCTTCAGTATCGCCACCGCCTCCGGCCTGCTTTTTGCCAAGTTCATGAACCTCTTTCTCAAGGAAAAGATCAACCCCCTGCTCGGTGCCGCCGGCGTGTCGGCCGTGCCCGGCTCGGCCCGCGAGGTGCACATGATGGGGCAAAAGGCCGATCCCACCAATTTCCTGTTGATGCATGCCATGGCCTGCAACTCCTCGGGGGTTATCGGTTCGGCGGTCTGCGCCGGTATCCTGTGGAGTTTTCTCATGGGCTAAGCAACAGGTCGTCGACGCGCTCCACGGCGCGAACCGATCGCGGGCACACGGGAATGATTCCCGGTGCCCGTTTTTTTTTGCAGACGAAATCACGCGCTCTGTGATAAATTAGACCTTTTGTGATAAGCGGGCGATTGGTCCCCGGACAATCGTCCCTTCCATTCAGCCGCCGCCTTTCTCGGGCAGCAAAACCGACGGCTGCTCCATTCGACACAACCGGCAGACGGCGGCCTCCGCCGCATACGACGCCGTGCAGCACAACTCGACCACTAACCGCGAATCTGGCCGCGCCCTCTTCTGGGTCCCGGACAGGTTCCGTCACCAGGTGATGGGATCATATGGATACGCAATACCAGGCAACCTTGGAAACTCTGGAACGGCTGCGGGCGGAATCCGTTTCCGCCGGCGGAGAACAGCAACTGGCGGAGCAGCACCGCAAAGGCAAACTGACGGCTCGGGAACGGCTTGACCTGCTGCTCGACGACGGCACTTTCGAGGAATTCGATGTGCTCAAGATCGGCCGGGGCTCCAGTCTGGGGGGCGAAAAAAGTTTCCTTGGCGACGGTGTCATCACCGGCCACGGGTCCATCGACGGCCGCGAGGTCTTCGTCTTCAGTCAGGATTTCACCATCCTCGGCGGATCGTTGGGCGAGGCGCATGCCCAGAAAATCTGCAAGGTCATGGATCTGGCGGTCAAGGTGGGCGCGCCGATCATCGGCCTCAACGATTCGGGCGGGGCGCGCATCCAGGAAGGCGTGGACGCCCTGGCCGCCTACGGCGAAATCTTCCACCGCAACGTCCGGGCCAGCGGCGTGGTGCCGCAGATCTCCTGCATCATGGGACCCTGCGCCGGCGGCGCGGTGTACAGCCCGTCGATCACCGATTTCGTGTTCATGGTCGAGGATTCCTCCTACATGTTCGTCACCGGCCCCAGCGTGGTCAAGACGGTCACCCATCAGGACATCACCTCCGAGGATCTGGGTGGGGCCCGCGTCCATGCCAGCAAGAGCGGCGTGGCCCACTTCACGGTGCACAACGACGTGCTCGCCCTGCGCGAGGTTCGACGGCTGATCAGCTACCTGCCCTCCAACAACCGGCTGCGGGCGCCAATCCTCGACCTCAGCGACGCCCCGGACCGCACCGACCCGGCCCTGGACTTCCTCATTCCGAGCAACTCCAACCAGACCTATGACATGAACG contains these protein-coding regions:
- a CDS encoding OadG family protein produces the protein MFGFEAISHHNGWAVAATGACIVFTGLATLSFVISQLHKLVALLDRPPKVTVEVVPEEKPKTPPLPDCPNDLALTVSRYQPLIEELDPEFALADLYALAKKYHLPHPHLSIRCLVDGGKLQPLGDGMFRFVA
- a CDS encoding acyl-CoA carboxylase subunit beta; the encoded protein is MDTQYQATLETLERLRAESVSAGGEQQLAEQHRKGKLTARERLDLLLDDGTFEEFDVLKIGRGSSLGGEKSFLGDGVITGHGSIDGREVFVFSQDFTILGGSLGEAHAQKICKVMDLAVKVGAPIIGLNDSGGARIQEGVDALAAYGEIFHRNVRASGVVPQISCIMGPCAGGAVYSPSITDFVFMVEDSSYMFVTGPSVVKTVTHQDITSEDLGGARVHASKSGVAHFTVHNDVLALREVRRLISYLPSNNRLRAPILDLSDAPDRTDPALDFLIPSNSNQTYDMNVLILSILDGAEFMEVHAGFARNIICGFGRLGGQTVGLVANQPAVLAGVLDNDASFKAGRFVRFCDCFNIPLIALVDVPGFMPGPDQEHGGIIRHGAKLLYAFTEATVPRISVIVRKAYGGAYLVMNSKHIHCDVNYAWPTAEIAVMGPKGAAEVIHRKEIYSSTDPEAVLNEKMEEYRRTFANPFLAAQRGYIDDVIFPRDTRTHLIRTLQMLDSKKTKGPDRKHGNIPL
- a CDS encoding sodium ion-translocating decarboxylase subunit beta, whose protein sequence is MDLFLQFLHNTGFGLADYRNLIMIVVGSCFVYLAIAKKYEPLLLLPIGFGVILGNIPFFKGFGIGIYEANSVLHYLYFGVTSGVYPSIIFLGLGAMTDFSFLLANPKLMLLGAAAQMGIFFTYLSALALGFTPQEASSIGIIGGADGPTSIFLTAKLAPHLIGPVAIAAYSYMALIPIIQPPIMKLLISKKEMLIRMPDMREVSRRELVIFPVAGLILCTFLAPASIPLLGPFFFGNIMKESGVVDRLANTARTAIIDTATILVGLTVGASTQGDVFLNPKSVGIFALGAVAFSIATASGLLFAKFMNLFLKEKINPLLGAAGVSAVPGSAREVHMMGQKADPTNFLLMHAMACNSSGVIGSAVCAGILWSFLMG